From Miscanthus floridulus cultivar M001 chromosome 15, ASM1932011v1, whole genome shotgun sequence, the proteins below share one genomic window:
- the LOC136506410 gene encoding B3 domain-containing protein Os12g0592300-like isoform X1, whose translation MNKMAPHLRCESCRKWQEHCYQEHMVRERVSFFKLMTGDFAQGISIPNKFVSNRNGQITKVFNLKSPSGETWLVDVTKNADELVFKSGWDDFARAHELQENDLVIFTRSGNCSFDVLILDSSGCEKVSCFFTTKKGPCMHKHFNGRAHQQAEHRMFSDSEDLGMPLCLIGTSTSKKKGGRTEPRKEPEPPSNSNYYIKQEAMSNEEQSDEDRLADSSYYYSKSANILTDGERDQIFSLASIQPGNPAFVAVLLKTHVGHKNNMLTIHHGFAAEHLEGKSHEILLLRPNRKEKWFVKYYHASHTRGFNCCRWVKFVRDNRLHKDHICVFELMKGAKRTTMVVHVLRKVDNGKIVLVA comes from the exons ATGAACAAG ATGGCCCCCCATCTGCGGTGTGAGAGCTGCAGGAAGTGGCAAGAGCACTGCTACCAGGAGCACATGGTGAGGGAGAGGGTGAGTTTCTTCAAGCTCATGACAGGAGATTTTGCGCAGGGCATT AGCATACCGAACAAGTTTGTGAGCAACCGAAATGGGCAGATCACCAAAGTGTTCAACCTGAAATCACCCAGTGGCGAAACATGGCTCGTCGATGTCACAAAGAATGCCGATGAGCTGGTCTTCAAGTCAGGATGGGATGATTTTGCCAGAGCACATGAGCTACAAGAGAATGACCTTGTGATCTTCACACGCAGTGGCAACTGCTCCTTTGATGTCCTGATCTTGGACTCAAGTGGCTGCGAGAAGGTGTCTTGTTTCTTCACCACTAAGAAGGGTCCTTGCATGCACAAGCATTTCAATGGCAGAGCACATCAACAAGCTGAACACCGCATGTTCAGTGATTCAGAAGACTTGGGAATGCCGTTGTGCCTCATTGGGACCTCTACTTCAAAGAAGAAGGGTGGCAGGACTGAACCAA GGAAAGAGCCTGAACCTCCAAGCAATAGCAATTACTATATCAAGCAAGAGGCGATGAGCAATGAAGAGCAGAGCGACGAAGACAGGCTTGCCGATTCCAGCTACTACTACTCAAAGTCTGCCAACATCCTAACTGATGGTGAACGGGATCAAATATTCAGTTTGGCTTCGATTCAACCAGGCAATCCAGCATTTGTGGCTGTCCTGCTGAAGACCCATGTTGGGCACAAGAACAACATGCTG ACCATTCACCATGGATTTGCAGCAGAGCACCTTGAGGGGAAATCCCATGAGATCCTGCTCCTCAGGCCAAACAGGAAAGAGAAGTGGTTCGTCAAGTACTACCACGCCAGCCATACTAGAGGCTTCAACTGCTGCCGCTGGGTCAAGTTCGTCCGTGACAACAGGCTGCACAAGGACCACATCTGCGTCTTTGAGCTGATGAAAGGCGCCAAGAGGACGACGATGGTTGTCCATGTCCTCAGGAAGGTTGATAATGGAAAGATTGTGCTGGTGGCCTAA
- the LOC136506410 gene encoding B3 domain-containing protein_Os12g40090-like isoform X2, producing MVRERSIPNKFVSNRNGQITKVFNLKSPSGETWLVDVTKNADELVFKSGWDDFARAHELQENDLVIFTRSGNCSFDVLILDSSGCEKVSCFFTTKKGPCMHKHFNGRAHQQAEHRMFSDSEDLGMPLCLIGTSTSKKKGGRTEPRKEPEPPSNSNYYIKQEAMSNEEQSDEDRLADSSYYYSKSANILTDGERDQIFSLASIQPGNPAFVAVLLKTHVGHKNNMLTIHHGFAAEHLEGKSHEILLLRPNRKEKWFVKYYHASHTRGFNCCRWVKFVRDNRLHKDHICVFELMKGAKRTTMVVHVLRKVDNGKIVLVA from the exons ATGGTGAGGGAGAGG AGCATACCGAACAAGTTTGTGAGCAACCGAAATGGGCAGATCACCAAAGTGTTCAACCTGAAATCACCCAGTGGCGAAACATGGCTCGTCGATGTCACAAAGAATGCCGATGAGCTGGTCTTCAAGTCAGGATGGGATGATTTTGCCAGAGCACATGAGCTACAAGAGAATGACCTTGTGATCTTCACACGCAGTGGCAACTGCTCCTTTGATGTCCTGATCTTGGACTCAAGTGGCTGCGAGAAGGTGTCTTGTTTCTTCACCACTAAGAAGGGTCCTTGCATGCACAAGCATTTCAATGGCAGAGCACATCAACAAGCTGAACACCGCATGTTCAGTGATTCAGAAGACTTGGGAATGCCGTTGTGCCTCATTGGGACCTCTACTTCAAAGAAGAAGGGTGGCAGGACTGAACCAA GGAAAGAGCCTGAACCTCCAAGCAATAGCAATTACTATATCAAGCAAGAGGCGATGAGCAATGAAGAGCAGAGCGACGAAGACAGGCTTGCCGATTCCAGCTACTACTACTCAAAGTCTGCCAACATCCTAACTGATGGTGAACGGGATCAAATATTCAGTTTGGCTTCGATTCAACCAGGCAATCCAGCATTTGTGGCTGTCCTGCTGAAGACCCATGTTGGGCACAAGAACAACATGCTG ACCATTCACCATGGATTTGCAGCAGAGCACCTTGAGGGGAAATCCCATGAGATCCTGCTCCTCAGGCCAAACAGGAAAGAGAAGTGGTTCGTCAAGTACTACCACGCCAGCCATACTAGAGGCTTCAACTGCTGCCGCTGGGTCAAGTTCGTCCGTGACAACAGGCTGCACAAGGACCACATCTGCGTCTTTGAGCTGATGAAAGGCGCCAAGAGGACGACGATGGTTGTCCATGTCCTCAGGAAGGTTGATAATGGAAAGATTGTGCTGGTGGCCTAA